In one Chloroflexota bacterium genomic region, the following are encoded:
- the rpsG gene encoding 30S ribosomal protein S7, translating to MRRNRAPKREIHPDVRHNSIKVQSFINRVMKDGKKSLATRVVYQALDIMQERAGQDGLELFDKAIENASPVMEVKPRRIGGATYQVPMEVPPPRRFALATRWILAAARGRSGKSFPELLADELLDAANNTGSAVRRREESHRMAKANRAFSHFQV from the coding sequence ATGCGACGAAATAGAGCTCCCAAACGCGAAATTCATCCAGATGTGCGCCACAACAGTATAAAGGTGCAATCTTTTATTAATCGCGTCATGAAAGATGGAAAGAAAAGTCTGGCTACACGGGTGGTGTATCAAGCTCTGGATATTATGCAAGAGCGCGCCGGTCAGGATGGGCTAGAATTATTTGATAAAGCCATTGAGAATGCTTCACCTGTTATGGAAGTAAAGCCCCGTCGTATCGGTGGCGCTACCTATCAGGTGCCGATGGAAGTTCCTCCCCCACGGCGTTTTGCATTGGCTACGCGTTGGATCCTAGCTGCTGCTCGCGGGCGTTCGGGAAAATCTTTCCCTGAGCTTCTCGCTGATGAGCTTTTGGATGCCGCCAATAATACGGGTTCAGCCGTTCGCAGACGTGAAGAATCGCACCGCATGGCGAAAGCCAACCGTGCCTTCTCGCACTTCCAGGTTTAG
- the rpsL gene encoding 30S ribosomal protein S12 gives MPTINQLVRNGRKSKQVKSKAPALQYTFNSYDQRRVRQPKGAPQKRGVCTNVRTMTPKKPNSALRKIARVRLTNMLEVTAYIPGEGHNLQEHSIVLVRGGRVKDLPGVRYHIVRGTLDSTGVDDRKQSRSKYGTKKR, from the coding sequence GTGCCCACAATTAATCAATTGGTTCGTAATGGACGAAAATCAAAGCAGGTAAAGAGTAAAGCCCCCGCTCTTCAATATACGTTTAATTCGTATGATCAGCGCCGTGTTCGCCAGCCGAAGGGCGCTCCTCAGAAACGCGGTGTATGTACGAATGTGCGTACCATGACTCCGAAAAAACCGAACTCCGCGCTGCGGAAAATTGCGCGTGTGCGCCTCACAAATATGCTTGAGGTAACCGCTTATATTCCGGGTGAGGGGCACAACTTGCAAGAGCACTCCATCGTTCTGGTTCGTGGAGGCCGTGTAAAAGATTTACCTGGTGTGCGTTACCATATTGTGCGCGGCACACTTGACTCCACCGGGGTTGACGATCGCAAGCAGAGCCGTTCAAAATACGGTACCAAGAAGCGATAA
- the fusA gene encoding elongation factor G: protein MSRQYPLERYRNIGIIAHIDAGKTTTTERILYYTGKTHRIGSVDDGTTVTDWMDQERERGITIVSAAVAAEWRDHLVNIIDTPGHIDFTAEVQRSLRVLDGGIVVFDAVQGVEPQSETVWRQADLYGVPRICFVNKMDRVGASYENTIKNIRERLGANPVAVQVPIGVEAEYSGAVDLFTQRSIVWQDSLGTKPVEGDVPIDLQAQVKAMRERMVEQIAETDDELTLKYLEGEDISVDELKAALRKAVIVGQLTPVYCGTSLRNKGVQPVLNAVVDFLPSPLDIPAVKGFHPSSEEEVVRPVDDSVPFSALVFKIVTDPYVGRLAYIRVYSGKLTKGASVYNPIKQKKERIGRLIRMYADRREDIDDASAGDIVAILGPKFSFTGDTLCDAANQIILETISFPEPVISVAIEPKTMADQDKMSEALHKLSEEDPTFRVRVDPDTGQTLISGMGELHLEILVDRLLREFNVQARVGNPRVAYRESITRSVEKVDYRHVKQTGGRGQYAHVTISLEPNEPGAGISFENEIVGGAIPREYIPAVEKGIRETAESGVVAGYPVTDIKIRLYDGSFHEVDSNEMAFKVAGSMAFREGVQKGRPVLQEPIMKVEATTPDEYLGDIIGQMNSRRGEVLGMEIRPANSQAVRAMVPLAEMFGYATQLRSATKGRGVFTMEFDHYAKVSEKLAERIIRGEL from the coding sequence ATGTCTCGCCAGTATCCTTTGGAACGGTATCGTAATATTGGGATTATTGCCCATATTGATGCCGGAAAAACCACCACAACTGAGCGCATCCTGTATTATACGGGCAAAACGCACCGCATTGGTTCCGTCGATGATGGCACAACCGTCACCGATTGGATGGACCAGGAGCGCGAGCGTGGTATTACGATTGTATCTGCCGCGGTTGCTGCGGAGTGGCGAGATCACCTTGTCAACATTATTGATACCCCAGGTCATATTGACTTTACAGCAGAAGTGCAGCGTTCTCTGCGCGTGCTGGATGGCGGCATTGTTGTTTTTGATGCTGTTCAGGGTGTAGAGCCGCAGAGTGAAACTGTATGGCGTCAGGCAGACCTTTACGGGGTGCCGCGTATCTGTTTTGTCAACAAGATGGATCGTGTTGGCGCTTCCTACGAAAATACTATAAAAAACATTCGCGAGCGTTTGGGCGCGAACCCCGTGGCCGTTCAAGTGCCGATTGGGGTAGAAGCTGAATATAGCGGCGCCGTGGATTTGTTTACACAGCGTTCAATCGTTTGGCAAGACAGCCTGGGAACAAAGCCGGTTGAGGGCGATGTTCCGATAGATTTGCAGGCGCAGGTCAAAGCCATGCGCGAGCGCATGGTAGAGCAAATAGCTGAAACAGATGACGAGCTCACCTTGAAATACTTGGAAGGTGAGGACATCTCGGTTGATGAATTAAAAGCGGCTTTGCGCAAGGCTGTGATTGTTGGGCAGTTGACGCCCGTATATTGTGGAACTTCGTTGCGTAACAAAGGTGTACAGCCGGTATTGAACGCCGTAGTAGACTTTTTGCCCTCGCCCCTGGATATTCCCGCAGTTAAGGGTTTTCACCCCAGTTCCGAGGAAGAAGTTGTACGCCCCGTCGACGATAGTGTGCCGTTTAGCGCATTGGTATTCAAGATCGTTACCGATCCGTATGTAGGTCGTCTGGCTTATATCCGCGTCTATTCTGGAAAACTGACTAAAGGCGCTTCGGTATACAACCCTATAAAGCAGAAGAAAGAACGCATTGGGCGTTTGATTCGTATGTACGCTGACCGCCGCGAGGATATTGATGATGCCTCGGCTGGCGATATTGTGGCGATTTTAGGGCCAAAGTTCTCCTTTACTGGTGACACACTTTGTGATGCTGCCAACCAAATTATTCTAGAGACGATTTCTTTCCCTGAGCCCGTTATTTCTGTGGCGATTGAACCGAAAACTATGGCAGATCAGGACAAGATGTCGGAAGCGTTGCACAAACTTTCGGAAGAAGATCCCACATTCCGGGTCCGGGTTGACCCAGATACCGGGCAAACACTAATCTCTGGCATGGGCGAATTACATCTTGAAATTCTGGTTGATCGCCTCCTGAGAGAGTTTAATGTTCAGGCACGCGTGGGCAACCCGCGTGTAGCTTATCGTGAGTCGATTACCCGCAGTGTTGAAAAAGTTGATTATCGTCATGTAAAGCAAACTGGCGGGCGCGGGCAATATGCACACGTCACAATATCTTTGGAACCGAACGAACCCGGTGCGGGCATTTCTTTTGAAAATGAGATCGTTGGCGGCGCAATTCCTAGAGAGTACATTCCAGCCGTTGAAAAAGGCATTCGCGAGACTGCCGAATCGGGCGTAGTTGCAGGATACCCTGTCACCGATATAAAAATTCGTCTTTATGATGGTTCCTTCCATGAAGTTGATTCGAACGAAATGGCCTTCAAGGTAGCAGGTTCGATGGCATTCCGCGAAGGTGTGCAAAAGGGGCGACCCGTTTTGCAAGAGCCGATCATGAAGGTGGAAGCAACAACTCCAGATGAATATCTGGGCGATATTATTGGGCAAATGAATTCTCGACGTGGTGAAGTTCTAGGCATGGAAATACGCCCGGCAAATTCACAGGCGGTTCGAGCGATGGTCCCCTTGGCCGAAATGTTCGGCTACGCCACCCAACTGCGGTCGGCGACCAAAGGGCGCGGCGTATTTACGATGGAATTTGATCATTACGCCAAAGTTTCCGAAAAATTGGCCGAGCGAATTATTCGCGGCGAATTGTAG